From Nitrospira sp.:
GACCTCCGCCGCCGTGAGCGGACTTTCCCGCGCGATTCCCGGGCGCTTGGGCGTTCCGATGAACCATTTACCTGCCTTCGGATCCGGCGTGACGTGGCGACACTCATCGTTGACGAGCCGACGCGTCAGAGGATACTCCATCACAAGAATTCTTGAAAACGACCCGTTGTCATACGCGGGCGTCCTGCCGATATTGTGAAAGGTGTCGTGGACGCGAGGCACCAGGCCTTCCTCGATGGTACTGATTCCCCGAGGCCGCACGTCGATGTAGGCGCGCAATTGTCGTTTCGCCGCTTCTTGAACGATATAGTTTTCCCAACTGGGATAACCGGTCGCAAAGGCCGCAACAATTGCCGCGAATACCACGCTCCAGAAAATCGTCAGTTTCAGCCGGAATTGCTTGTTTTCGGACTCGGTGGCTACTTGGGATGGGGGCAGGTCTCGACTGTCGTCCCCTTGAGCCGGCAGGGCCGGGGCTTGTGGAGACGGACCGGACTGCTTTGCACCGACGGTCGGGTCTGGTTCATGTTGACTCGCCATGGAGTACTCCCCTTGGTGGTTCGTACCAGGAAGGCTCGTCACAACGCTCGCACGCGGAAAGCTGGTGCCGCCACTATAGGAAAGTGGACAGAATAAGGCAACAGTATGCAATTCGGAGCATGAAGCTCTCCCGGTTGCGCGAGTCGAACGCATGGTGTCATATGGACCAGGCGCGACCTGGTCGGTCCCGGCGCCGGTGTGGAGATGCGAGAACCTGATCGTCCTGTTCACGGTGAGAGAGGAGAAATGCTGTGAGTGCCTCAGATCAAACCCGGGCGACGAAGGCTGATGACTATCTTCGCATGCGTGCCTTGGCAACGGGGCTCCTGTTGTTCATGGCGCTGCTGTTTCTCGTAGCCCTGTTTCAACACGAGACGCATCCCTTGTTTGCATGGCTCCGGGCATTTGCCGAGGCCGCCATGGTGGGCGCACTCGCGGACTGGTATGCGGTGACGGCGTTATTCAGACATCCCCTCGGCGTGCCGATCCCGCACACGGCCATCATCCCCGGGAATACCGAGCGCATTGCCTCCAATATCGGCAGCCTCACCCAACGGAAGTTGGTCACGCCCGAGGGGATCGCCCGATTGGTCGGTTCCTGGCGCATCCCTGAAGAACTGATCGAGGCGCTCCTCGCCCCCGAACGCAGGCGTGCGCTGAGTGACGAATGCGCGCAGCTGCTCGTTCAGGCGCTGAACGCGTCGGAAGATGCGGCGATGCAGCGGATGCTGCGCGAGATTGCCACCAAGGTCATTCGTGGCGTGAGCGTCGCCCCCCTTGCCGGTCAGATGCTGGCCGGCTTTCTCGGGAGCCATCAGCGGGATCGCCTCCTGAACGATATCCTGTCCGCGGTGCTCGGGTATGTGGACGCCAACAGAGACGCGTTGGGCAGGACGGTGGCTGAAAAACTTCCCTGGTCGCGCGTGCTCAGTTTTGTGAAATTGGATTACTCCGTCTCACACAAAGTCCTGGATTCCGTCTACGACACCCTCTGCACGATGCGGGACGATCCGCACGATCCGATGCGGCGGAAGGCGATTGAGCGGCTCCACGAATTCTCTCAGTGGCTCATACATTCCGACGAGGCCTTACAGCGTGAGGCGTCTCTCAAAGAACAGCTGCTCGCGTACGACACGCTGTTGCAGTTCCTCGATGATTCATGGCACCAGCTCAAGCGATGGATGCTCGAGGATTTGAGTCGGGATCCGTCCGACATTCGGGTCTATCTTGATGCAGCCCTGGCCGATGTCGGGCGCACGTTACAGAAAGATGCCGCATTGCGCGCCATGTTGCATGATGGGGTGCAGGGGCTGGTCGAGGCACTTGCCACCAGACACAGCGACAAGATCGGGGAGTTGGTGGCCAACACGGTCAGGGCATGGTCTCCGGCTCAAATGGTGGAGACGATCGAACGGGAAGTCGGCAAGGACCTGCAGTACATTCGCATCAACGGGACGATCGTCGGAGGCCTGGTGGGATTGCTCCTGCATGCCCTGGCGCTGTTGATCGGAGGGCGGTAGATAGGGACTACGCTCTTCAGGATGCCTGTGCTTCTCCCGAATGCTGCGCGTCGGACGAGCGAGGAATTGGGGCCGGTTCGGCGACGGGCGTGACCTGTCCGGCATCGAGCAGGATGGCGACGAGCATATCGCTCATGACGTTCACGCCGGAGCGGGCGCGGGCGATGATCCAATCCACCGTCATGATGAGCGGAATGGCCGCGATGATGACATGGTCCGGCAGGCCCGCCGCGGCCAGCACCAGCGGCAGGACAATTAATCCGGCTTCGGGAATGCCCGCCACGCCGGCCCCCGCGATGATGGAGGCGAGCACGATCAGCACCTGTTTCACCATCGGCAGGTCGAAGCCCAGCGCCTGCGCGAGAAAGAGGGCGGCCATGGCTTCATAAAGGGTGATGCCGTCGTTGTTGAGGTTCGTCCCGACGCAGGCTGCGAGGCGCGACGATTGCGGCGAGACGTTCATGCGATGGAGGCACTGGAGCGTCACCGGCACGGTCGCGAGGCTGCTGTTGCAGGACACGGCGGTCAGGATGGCGTCGGCGCCCTGGCCCAGGTAGACCTTCGGCGACTTCTTTCCCACCAGCCAGGCGAGGAGCGGATAATAGATGAGCGCGTGGGCCGCGAGTCCTGCGAGCATGGCGACGAGGAAGATCCAGAGCACGGAAAAGACGCCGATGCCGGCCTTGCCCACGACCTGCGCGACGACGCCGAAAACGGCGAGCGGCACCACCAGGATGATCCATTCGAGTATCTGCACCAGCCAGACATAGACCCACTCGATGCCGCGCACGAGGGCGTTGACTAACCCGGTGGTTTGGTCCTTTTCGCTCCGGACCATCCGCAGGGTGGCGCCGAGCACCAGCGCGAGGAGGACAACGCCAATGATGTTGTTGCTCGAAAACGGGTCCGTGATGGTGCGGGGAATATAGGAGGCGAGGTACTCGATCGGGCTTTGAGACCCGGCCTGCACATTGGCCAGCACGGTTGCGGAGGGCTTGGTTCCCGGCACCAGTTGGAGCAGGGCATCGACGCGGCCCTGCCAGGCCAGGCCCGGCTGCCAGGTGTTCATGATCGCGAGGCCGATGGCCATGGCGACGGAGACGTTCACCAGGCAGATCAGCAGGAGTTTCCCCCCCTGACGCAGCGGAATGGTGGTGCGGATGAGCGCATCGAGGATCGCGAAAAAGATCAACGGAATGGCGAGTGTCTTGAGCAGGGTGACGACGAAGAGGCCGAGTTTGCCCAGCTGCGCATTGCGCAGACCGCCCCAATAGGGCTCCTGCCCGAAGATGGCGCCCAGCAGCCCGCCGCAGATCACGGCAATGAGCACTTGTGTATAGAGCGGCAGTGGGATCCAGCGATGCGTCGGCTTCATGTCGGTCTTACTCGAATGTGGAAGAATTCCTGGCGTATGAGAGCGTGTCTGTCAGGCCTATGGGAGGAGCAGAAGAATTTTCTCGCGGACCCGGTAGGCTGCGGCCACTACATCCCGCCCATCTTTCTCGGAGGGTTCGAACAGGTCGTCGGGATAACGAGCCGCGATACCGTAGGAGGTCAATTTTCGACAATCGGTTTCCAGTGCACTCAGATTGGCGTCATGCGCAACACATTGAGCAAGGAGTGCGACAAGGTCATGTGTCTTTAAAAGGCCGCTACCCTGATGGACAAGAAACGCTTTTAAGACCTTCTCTACGGCTTGTTGTGCATGAAAACAGATCGTATCCCAGGGGATTTCTTTTGCGGCGAGATTGTTTTCGATGTTCAAGAGATCGTGGTCAGCTTTGCGGAGCCATGCCAAGAAATTGGATTCAGCGCTGTTCATACAGCACCTTGCCCTCCTTCTCAATCACAGCCAGTAGTGTGCCTTTAACGTGACGAAGGCGGCGTACTTCCTCCGGCGTGTAGACGACAACATCCATCGGCCAGGAACGGAGTCCAAAGACCTCACTCACTTCGATCGCACGATCCGGGGGACGACGTGGCGTATCCATTTCAACGAACAGGTCCAGATCGCTGTCCGGACCGGCAGTGCCACGAGCATGACTCCCGAACACCATAATTCGCTTCGGATGAAAGCGTGCGACAATGGTCTTCGTGACATGGTCGAGTAAAGCAGCCTGTGTCATGACAACGATGGTCTCCCAGGCCTAGTCTAGCCAATTCATGTGCTGAACGCCAGTGACTTGCCGTCCCTGACATCCAAGCTCGTTGACGGAGCAGAAACCTCGCGAGGGATGGGGGCCGTTGCTCCCCGTTGCGGGGATTGTGTGAAAGGAGTATTTTCTTAAGCATTCCCACCTCACAGAAGGAGGCTATTATGAGACGCTTCCGACTCCTGTCCTTGACCCTCGGGCTGCTTCTTGCCTGTACATCGCCGGCTTTGTCGGAACTGCTGGCCCTGCTCAACTACGAGAGTAAACCGGACCAATCGGTCAGACGGGAAGGGATCGCGATTATGGACATCGATCCCGAGTCGTCGGACTTCGGGAAGGTCTTGATGGAGATTCCGCTTCCGTCGGACCTTGTCGCGCACCATATTTTCTTCAATCGCGACCGGACGAAAGCCTATATCACCGCGTTAGGCAAGAGTGTCCTCCACGTCGTGGACCTCACACGTTTTCCCTACCGGCTCCGCGCCATCGATGTGCCCGATTGCCAGGTGTTGGAAGATCTCGTGGTGTCGGAAGATAACCGGACCTGGTACCTGACCTGTATGGGGTCGAGCGCCGTCATCATGGGTGATGCCGTGAAGGACAAGCCGGTCAAGACCATCCGTACGCCGGACGGCGGGGGCGCGTCCGTGCTCTATCCGCACGGCATTGCGATTCACAACGGGATCGACCGTGTGCTGATTACGAGCACCGTGAAGCCAGACATGTCGGATGCGGGCGACTCGGTAACGATGTTGCAGGCGAGTACCGGTGCGGTGCTCTCGACGCACAAAGTGTCGTCCAAACCGTCACCGGCCAAGGCTGCCCCGGTCGAGGTGATGTTCGTGCCCTTTTCGAACCCGCCGGTGGTGCAGATCACGAACATGTTGGAGGGAACCTTGTGGACCGGCACCTGGGATGCGGCGAGCCAGTCGTTTTCGTTTCAGCAGGTGGACGATTATAGTATCCGGCGGCAGGGTATGCCGCTGGAGATGCTTTACAATGCGAAAGGGGATCGACTATTCGTCACGACGGCGAAGCCGGGATTTGTGAACCTGTACGACAATTCCGATCCCAGTCACCCGCGGTTTCTCCAGGCCATCCCCGCGGCTCAGGGCGCCCACCACAGTGTGCTGTCACCCGATGAACGCTACCTCTTTGTCCAAAACAGCCTGCTCAATCTGGAAGGGATGAGCGACGGGTCCATCACCGTGATTGATCTGGCCAAGGGCGGGACGGTGCTGGG
This genomic window contains:
- a CDS encoding DUF445 domain-containing protein; its protein translation is MSASDQTRATKADDYLRMRALATGLLLFMALLFLVALFQHETHPLFAWLRAFAEAAMVGALADWYAVTALFRHPLGVPIPHTAIIPGNTERIASNIGSLTQRKLVTPEGIARLVGSWRIPEELIEALLAPERRRALSDECAQLLVQALNASEDAAMQRMLREIATKVIRGVSVAPLAGQMLAGFLGSHQRDRLLNDILSAVLGYVDANRDALGRTVAEKLPWSRVLSFVKLDYSVSHKVLDSVYDTLCTMRDDPHDPMRRKAIERLHEFSQWLIHSDEALQREASLKEQLLAYDTLLQFLDDSWHQLKRWMLEDLSRDPSDIRVYLDAALADVGRTLQKDAALRAMLHDGVQGLVEALATRHSDKIGELVANTVRAWSPAQMVETIEREVGKDLQYIRINGTIVGGLVGLLLHALALLIGGR
- a CDS encoding dicarboxylate/amino acid:cation symporter, giving the protein MKPTHRWIPLPLYTQVLIAVICGGLLGAIFGQEPYWGGLRNAQLGKLGLFVVTLLKTLAIPLIFFAILDALIRTTIPLRQGGKLLLICLVNVSVAMAIGLAIMNTWQPGLAWQGRVDALLQLVPGTKPSATVLANVQAGSQSPIEYLASYIPRTITDPFSSNNIIGVVLLALVLGATLRMVRSEKDQTTGLVNALVRGIEWVYVWLVQILEWIILVVPLAVFGVVAQVVGKAGIGVFSVLWIFLVAMLAGLAAHALIYYPLLAWLVGKKSPKVYLGQGADAILTAVSCNSSLATVPVTLQCLHRMNVSPQSSRLAACVGTNLNNDGITLYEAMAALFLAQALGFDLPMVKQVLIVLASIIAGAGVAGIPEAGLIVLPLVLAAAGLPDHVIIAAIPLIMTVDWIIARARSGVNVMSDMLVAILLDAGQVTPVAEPAPIPRSSDAQHSGEAQAS
- a CDS encoding HEPN domain-containing protein; the protein is MNSAESNFLAWLRKADHDLLNIENNLAAKEIPWDTICFHAQQAVEKVLKAFLVHQGSGLLKTHDLVALLAQCVAHDANLSALETDCRKLTSYGIAARYPDDLFEPSEKDGRDVVAAAYRVREKILLLLP
- a CDS encoding nucleotidyltransferase domain-containing protein yields the protein MTQAALLDHVTKTIVARFHPKRIMVFGSHARGTAGPDSDLDLFVEMDTPRRPPDRAIEVSEVFGLRSWPMDVVVYTPEEVRRLRHVKGTLLAVIEKEGKVLYEQR
- a CDS encoding YncE family protein, which codes for MRRFRLLSLTLGLLLACTSPALSELLALLNYESKPDQSVRREGIAIMDIDPESSDFGKVLMEIPLPSDLVAHHIFFNRDRTKAYITALGKSVLHVVDLTRFPYRLRAIDVPDCQVLEDLVVSEDNRTWYLTCMGSSAVIMGDAVKDKPVKTIRTPDGGGASVLYPHGIAIHNGIDRVLITSTVKPDMSDAGDSVTMLQASTGAVLSTHKVSSKPSPAKAAPVEVMFVPFSNPPVVQITNMLEGTLWTGTWDAASQSFSFQQVDDYSIRRQGMPLEMLYNAKGDRLFVTTAKPGFVNLYDNSDPSHPRFLQAIPAAQGAHHSVLSPDERYLFVQNSLLNLEGMSDGSITVIDLAKGGTVLGSIDTLKAQGFNPNCIMLLPNHFRQADLRASLVAK